Proteins encoded in a region of the Bacteroidota bacterium genome:
- a CDS encoding sugar phosphate isomerase/epimerase — protein sequence MDRRSFLSSSAAALGGLALLGPAAAARARLGIPPDVPAQIGVQLYTVRSVFEGDFVGVLEAIRGLGYEQVEFADYATDHGGYGGFYDREPSVVRAVLDDIGLTTPSTHVAIQRLRQDGGLDTILEMAQLVGFEYVVVPWLDPEDRPTSVDGWRALGEELNGYGARAAQAGVRLGYHNHAFEFDTFGGDTPGYDGLVEGTDPAVVDLEMDLYWVVHAGYDPLDYFARYPGRFPLFHVKDRSADGAMQPVGEGAIDFAAIFAQAEQAGLRYAFVEHDNPTDALASIETSIAHVERLRG from the coding sequence ATGGACCGTCGCTCCTTCCTCTCGTCGTCGGCTGCTGCGCTCGGTGGCCTCGCGCTCCTCGGACCGGCCGCCGCTGCCCGGGCGCGCCTCGGCATTCCCCCCGACGTGCCCGCCCAGATCGGTGTGCAGCTCTACACCGTCCGCAGCGTCTTCGAGGGCGACTTCGTGGGCGTGCTCGAAGCGATTCGGGGCCTCGGCTACGAGCAGGTCGAATTCGCCGACTATGCGACCGACCATGGCGGCTACGGCGGCTTCTACGACCGCGAGCCCAGCGTCGTCCGCGCCGTCCTCGATGACATCGGCCTGACGACGCCGTCCACGCACGTGGCCATCCAGCGGCTGCGCCAGGACGGCGGCCTCGACACCATCCTGGAGATGGCGCAGCTCGTCGGCTTCGAGTACGTCGTCGTGCCGTGGCTCGACCCGGAGGACCGCCCGACCAGCGTCGACGGCTGGCGCGCGCTCGGCGAGGAGCTCAACGGCTACGGCGCGCGCGCAGCGCAGGCTGGCGTCCGCCTCGGCTACCACAACCACGCCTTCGAGTTCGACACCTTCGGCGGCGACACGCCAGGCTACGACGGCCTCGTGGAAGGCACCGACCCCGCGGTCGTTGACCTGGAGATGGACCTGTATTGGGTCGTCCACGCTGGCTACGACCCGCTCGACTACTTCGCGCGCTACCCGGGTCGCTTCCCGCTCTTCCACGTCAAGGACCGCTCCGCCGACGGCGCGATGCAGCCCGTCGGCGAGGGCGCCATCGACTTCGCGGCCATCTTCGCGCAGGCCGAGCAGGCGGGGCTGCGCTATGCCTTCGTGGAGCACGACAACCCGACGGACGCGCTCGCCAGCATCGAGACGAGCATCGCGCACGTCGAGCGCCTGCGCGGCTAA
- a CDS encoding alpha-amylase family glycosyl hydrolase, translating to MRLLLSLLALLLMLPGCQPADDSASDGEDTVPVEAVTFSHEETVLYEVFVRNFSEEGTFTAVTARLDSLQALGVNTLWLMPIHPISEANRKGTLGSPYAIQDYKAVNPLLGTEDDFRALVDGAHARGMKLIIDWVANHTGWDNAWIETNPDYYTQNENGEIIVPRDNAGNLTDWTDTADLNYDNPATRAAMIDALTYWVREFDIDGYRCDVAGMVPNDFWEAAIDSLQAIKPVFMLAEWSTGEVHAAGFDASYGWPRYARVKEVWNGDATAQSLVDLVAEEEATYPEGALRMNFTSNHDETAWDATPLELFGGDEGARAAAAAMLLMPGFPLVYNGQEHADPQEIPLFEKVSVNRSAEGAGAMRSFYTDLLAFRASSNAFTHGTVGTVAHDQPETVIAYTMTRDGATMLVAVNTRAEAATVALDAPPAGTEVVFGEAAMEAGTLTLPGYGYVVLRADAVEA from the coding sequence ATGCGCCTTCTTCTCTCACTCCTCGCCCTCCTCCTCATGCTGCCCGGCTGCCAGCCGGCTGACGACTCGGCCTCCGACGGCGAGGATACCGTCCCCGTGGAAGCCGTTACGTTCTCGCACGAGGAGACGGTGCTCTACGAGGTCTTCGTCCGCAATTTCTCCGAAGAGGGCACCTTCACCGCTGTCACGGCCCGCCTCGACTCGCTCCAGGCGCTCGGCGTGAACACGCTCTGGCTCATGCCCATCCACCCGATCAGCGAGGCCAACCGCAAGGGCACGCTCGGCTCGCCCTACGCCATCCAGGACTACAAGGCCGTCAACCCGCTCCTCGGCACCGAAGACGATTTCCGCGCGCTCGTCGACGGTGCGCATGCCCGCGGCATGAAGCTCATCATCGACTGGGTCGCGAACCACACGGGCTGGGACAACGCCTGGATCGAGACGAACCCCGACTACTACACCCAGAACGAGAACGGCGAGATCATCGTCCCGCGGGACAACGCCGGCAACCTCACCGACTGGACTGACACCGCCGACCTCAACTACGACAACCCCGCCACCCGCGCCGCCATGATCGACGCGCTCACCTACTGGGTGCGCGAGTTTGACATCGACGGCTACCGCTGCGACGTGGCTGGCATGGTGCCGAACGACTTCTGGGAAGCCGCCATCGACTCGCTGCAGGCGATCAAGCCGGTGTTCATGCTCGCCGAGTGGAGCACGGGCGAGGTCCACGCTGCCGGGTTCGACGCGAGCTACGGCTGGCCGCGCTACGCCCGCGTCAAGGAAGTCTGGAACGGCGACGCCACCGCGCAGAGCCTCGTCGACCTCGTGGCTGAAGAGGAGGCAACCTACCCCGAGGGCGCGCTGCGGATGAATTTCACCTCCAACCACGACGAGACCGCCTGGGATGCCACGCCGCTCGAACTCTTCGGCGGCGACGAGGGCGCCCGCGCTGCGGCTGCGGCGATGCTGCTCATGCCGGGCTTCCCGCTCGTCTACAACGGCCAGGAGCACGCCGACCCGCAGGAGATCCCGCTCTTCGAGAAGGTGTCCGTCAATCGGAGCGCGGAGGGAGCGGGTGCCATGCGCTCGTTCTACACCGACTTGCTCGCGTTCCGCGCCTCCAGCAATGCGTTCACGCACGGCACCGTCGGGACGGTCGCGCACGACCAGCCGGAGACGGTGATCGCCTACACCATGACGCGCGACGGCGCGACGATGCTCGTCGCCGTGAACACGCGCGCCGAGGCCGCCACGGTGGCGCTCGACGCGCCGCCCGCGGGTACTGAGGTCGTCTTCGGCGAGGCTGCGATGGAGGCTGGGACGCTCACGCTGCCGGGCTACGGCTACGTCGTGCTGCGCGCGGACGCCGTCGAGGCCTAA